A DNA window from Penaeus vannamei isolate JL-2024 chromosome 5, ASM4276789v1, whole genome shotgun sequence contains the following coding sequences:
- the LOC138861718 gene encoding keratin, type I cytoskeletal 9-like translates to MRVQKEVQEQGSGEGFNRRRIQQEDSIGGSIGGFSRIQEKASVGGGSGGGFRRRVQKEVQREDSAGCFSRRMQEKASVGGGSGGGLRRRVQEVGSAGGFRRIQEKASIRGGGLGGGFKRRIQKEVQREDSAGGFRRRIQEKASVGGGSGGGFNRRIEEEGLGGFKRRLQ, encoded by the exons ATGAGGGTTCAGAAGGAGGTTCAGGAGCAGGGTTCAGGAGAAGGCTTCAATAGGAGGAGGATTCAGCAGGAGGATTCAATAGGAGGTTCAATAGGAGGATTCAGTAGGATTCAGGAGAAAGCTTCAGTAGGAGGAGGTTCAGGAGGAGGGTTCAGAAGGAGGGTTCAGAAGGAGGTTCAGCGAGAAGATTCAGCAGGATGCTTCAGCAGGAGAATGCAGGAGAAAGCTTCAGTAGGAGGAGGTTcaggaggaggattgaggaggagggttCAGGAGGTGGGTTCAGCAGGAGGCTTCAGAAGGATTCAAGAGAAAGCTTCAATAAGAG GAGGAGGTTTAGGAGGAGGGTTCAAGAGGAGGATTCAGAAGGAGGTTCAGCGGGAAGATTCAGCAGGAGGCTTCAGGAGGAGAATTCAGGAGAAAGCTTCAGTAGGAGGAGGTTCAGGAGGAGGGTTCAACcggaggattgaggaggagggttTAGGAGGATTCAAGAGAAGGCTTCAATAG